The Candidatus Hinthialibacter antarcticus genome contains the following window.
TAGTTTGCGATGTTCTTTCTGAACATAAAGCAGCATGGGACGTATTTGAAAAACACGGAATCTGCGCCGATTGTAAACAATCCCCGCCGCCGGTTCCGATTCAACACTTTGTTGATACCCATTGCGATGGACGTATTGATGAATTTTTAAGTGAACTCAACCAAGCAGTGAGCCTATAACACAAACGGCCCATCAAAATAGATGGGCCGTTTCTTTATTCATGCTTTCGTTTATACACTAATCAATATATTGGCGATGCCATTCTTCCAGCGTCAATAGGTTCCACAAATAAAACCCTTTGTTTTTATGGCGCTGATGTTCGTTCCACAGTGACTCGACGGCTTCCCGCTTAAAATATCCACGCTTTAAAAACCGTTCGCCAAGTAGATAGTCTTTCGCCCAACCGCTAAGCTCGCCCAAAAACCATTCGTGAATCGGAATACCGAATCCCCTCTTAGGCAAGTCGATAATCTCATTGGGAATCAAATCCCGGATCGCTTTTTTGAAAATATATTTTTTGATTCCGTTGTGTAATTTAAGTTCTGCGGGAATTTTCGCCGTTAGTTCTAAAAACTCATGGTCAAGCAATGGAGAGCGGCCCTCCATCGACTGGGACATGGTTGCAATGTCTATTTTCACCATTAAATTTTCTGGTAAGTAGGTATTGAAATCACAGTACAAGGCTTTCTCTATTATGTCGCGGCCTGATTGGGGGCAATCAAAAAACGGCTGCATGGCTTGAACAGGATCAACCAACCCAACCTGCCGCCGAAATTCATCTCCGTAATACCCTAAAAACCGCTTTGAATCAAAGCAAGTCATAAAGGTTAAATAAAAGGGCAATACATTCGGGTCGAATAAACTTTTTCCTGCTTGAATTTTCCGTTTGATATTGGCGGGAAACAAAAACTCCGGCAAGCATTTGATAAATGGCTTCAACATGCCGAGTTGCTTCCGGCGCGCAAGAAATTGATCGAGAACCGAATATCGTTCGTACCCCGCAAAATTTTCATCGCCGCCGTCGCCATTAAGCGCAACGGTTACATGTTGCTTGGTCATTTTTGAAAGAAAGTAAGTCGGCAACGCGGAACTATCGCTGTAGGGTTCTTCATATTGCCGGACAAGAAATTGAAACGTGTCCAACAGGTTGTCCGGTTCGACAATAAATTCATGGTGGTTGGTGTTATACATCTCAGCGCTTTTAC
Protein-coding sequences here:
- the asnB gene encoding asparagine synthase (glutamine-hydrolyzing), which gives rise to MCGICGILHTNHQPVDESQLHRMAESLAHRGPNHQGVWRDGYVGLAHRRLSIIDLSDSGNQPMSNESGDICLIFNGEIYNFQSIRAELEQRGHRFHSNTDTEVILRLYEEKGVDCLQDLRGMFAFAIWDRPRQRLFIARDRVGKKPLKYYYDGQRFAFASELKALLTLPFVSREVDPLSIHHYLNYGYCPTPYTGFRGIQKLPAAHYLLLENGSLSTHRYWQLSYAEKEERSEEEWSRAIVEKLDECVRLRLISDVPLGVFLSGGLDSSAIAALAARNSSKPINTFSIGFSVEEYNELPQARKSAEMYNTNHHEFIVEPDNLLDTFQFLVRQYEEPYSDSSALPTYFLSKMTKQHVTVALNGDGGDENFAGYERYSVLDQFLARRKQLGMLKPFIKCLPEFLFPANIKRKIQAGKSLFDPNVLPFYLTFMTCFDSKRFLGYYGDEFRRQVGLVDPVQAMQPFFDCPQSGRDIIEKALYCDFNTYLPENLMVKIDIATMSQSMEGRSPLLDHEFLELTAKIPAELKLHNGIKKYIFKKAIRDLIPNEIIDLPKRGFGIPIHEWFLGELSGWAKDYLLGERFLKRGYFKREAVESLWNEHQRHKNKGFYLWNLLTLEEWHRQYID